The DNA segment GTAGTTAATAATTATTAAGATTTAAATATTATGTATAAAATGATTAAGGGGGAGTAGAGTATGGTTAAAAAAAGAGTGCTTGGCATTTTAAGTGCGGTACTAATAGGAGCCATGGCTGTAGGATGTGGAGGAAAAACATCTACAACTGCAAAAAAAGATAGCAAGATAGCTACTAGTTCATCTAAAGAGAAGACATTAATTTATGGTAGCGCTGCGGATTATGCTAGAATTAATCCAGCGCTAGATGAGCATGCGGAGATTCACAAAATAATATTCTCAGGATTAACTAAACATGATGAAAATAGTAAAGTAATTCCCGACTTAGCAGAAAAATGGACTTATGATGAAAAAAATATGGTTTATACTTTTAACTTAAAGAAAGATGCAAAATGGCATGATGGCAAAGATTTTACAGCTGATGATGTGAAATTTACTATTGAAACTATAAAAGATCCAAAGAGTAACTCGGAAATTTCTGCCAACTATGAAGAAATAAAGAAGGTTGAAGTAGTAGATCCACATACAGTAAAAATATATATGAGCAAACCTTGTGTTGCTGTATTAGATTATCTATCTGTAGGTATGATTCCAAAACATTTGTTACAAGGAAAAGATATAAATAAAGATGCTTTTAACCAAAATCCTGTAGGTACTGGTCCATATAAATTTGATAAATGGGAAACTGGTCAATATATAAGTTTAAAAGCAAATGAAAATTATTATAATGGACAACCTAAAATTAAGAGTGTTATATTTAAAATAGTAGAAGATGAAAAAGCAAGAGCATTACAATTAAAATCAGGAGAAATAAATTTAGCTCAATTAGAACCACAGGATGTGAATGCGTTTAAAGAGCAAAAAAATATAAAGCTATACAGGGAGAAAACTGCAGATTATAGAGGAGTTATGTTTAACTTCAGAAATCCTATGTTTAAAGATGTAAAAGTAAGACAAGCTCTTAGCTATGCTATAGATAAACAAAAAATAGTAGACGAAGTATTGAAGGGAATGGCACAAGTTGCTTACAGTCCATTACAAATGGGAAATTATAAGAATGAAGATGTGGAAAAATATCAATATGATAAGGAAAAGGCAAAACAATTATTAGATGAAGCAGGATGGAAAGTTGGAAAAGATGGAGTAAGGGAAAAAGATGGTAAAAAATTATCCTTTAAGATAACTGGTTTCGAAGGGGATCCAGTGAGAACAAATATAGCTAATGCTGCATGTCAATACTACAAAGAGGTAAATGTAGAAGCTAAAGTAGATGTTCAACCTTCCGGTTCAATTCAATGGGATAAATTAGAAGGATCTTTAATAGGATGGGGCAGTCCATTTGACCCAGATGACCATACTTATAAAGTATTCCATTCAAGTCAAGCTGAAAATGGTGTCAACTTAAACGCTTATTCAAATAATAAAGTTGATGAATTGTTACTAAATGCAAGAACTACACTAGACGATAATAAAAGAAAAGAATACTATAAGGAATTCCAAAAGGAATTTGCCAATGATCCTCCATATGCAATGATTGCATATATAGATGCGGTATATGGTGCAGACAATAAAATTAAAGGAATAAAAGATACAGTGTTAGGACACCATGGTGTTGGTTTCTTATGGAATATAGAAGAGTGGGATATAGAATGATAACTTGTAAACCAAAAAGTGTGGCAAAAATCTTAATTAATATAGTTGTAAGCTTTTTTTCTTTAAGTTTTTTAACCTTTATGATGGCTCACATTATGCCAGGTGATCCTCTGTACGCTATGTTTGGTGAATCAGCAGCCAAAATTTCCAGTATACAGAGAACAAGAATAATAGAAAATATGGGGCTTAATAAGCCCCTGCTCTATCAATACAAAGAATGGCTAACTAATTTTTTTCATGGGAACTTAGGAATTTCTTTTAAATACAACTTGCCAGTAAAAGATATTTTACTAGAAGCTTTGGGAAATACATTGTTTCTAGGAATAATAACTATAGTAACCATAATGATATTTTCATTACTATTAGGATTTTTATGTGCTGTTAATGAAGGGAGTTTTATAGATAAGGCATTAGTTAAATTGGGCACTTTCTTTTACTGTGTACCTGGTTTTTGGTTGGCGTTGATACTTGTGTTGATTTTTTCAGTTAAAGCCGGTTTATTGCCTTCATCGGGTGTTTACCGAATGGGAAATGAAGGAGATTTAGTAGATAGAATAATACATACGATTTTACCTTGGCTAGTGGTTTTTATAGGTCATTTAGGATACTATTCTAATTTTGTTAGAGATAAGATTATAGAAGAGCTAAAAGAAGATTACTTAGTCACTGCTAAGGCAAAGGGGGTTCCTAAACATAGAATATTATTTAGTCATCTTTTAAGAAATGTTATGGCTTCCTATATTACTTTGATTGCTATATCTGTAAATCACTTATTGTCTGGGTCCTTAGTTATAGAATCTATATTTAGCTATCCAGGCATAGGAAAATACATATTTGAGGCAGCTAAATACCATGATTATACTCTTTTAATGGGGGGGATAATTATTATAGGAATTATAATAATTTTATGTAATGTAGTATCAGATATGTTCTGTAAATTTATTGACCCTAGAATTAGAGAGGTGGAGGTTTAATATGAGGAACATAAATTCCTTTGGATTTAAATGTCCAAATAATAAGCATATAAGCAAAAATAAATTTCCATATGTATCTGTAGGTTTTTTGATTTTTCTAACATTAGTAGCTTTCATAGCTCCTCTATTTATAAATGAACCTCAAAATTATATGAATTTATCGAGAACATATATTCCGCCAAATTCTAAGTACATTTTTGGTACCGATGGTATGGGAAGAAATATACTCATAAGATGTATATATGGAGGTAGGGTGTCCATATTAGTAGGTTTAGTTTGTATGATAGTGTCTAGTGCTATAGGAATTATATATGGATGTGTAAGTGGATATTATGGCAAGGTACTAGATAAAATAATGATGAGAATATTAGATTTTTTTCTAATACTTCCAGCTATAGTTATAGTGGCTTTTATTCAAGCTTTTTTTGAGGAAAAGGGTTTAATGGAGATAATATTAGTGATTTCACTCACTGGTTGGATGCGAGTTGCTAGGATAGTAAGGGGTGAAGTAATAAAATTAAAATCATCAGAATTTGTAGTGGCATCAAAAGGGTTGGGTGGAGGCTTTTTTCATATATTAAGAAAGCATTTATTGCCTAATTTTATGCCAACTATAATTTTTATATGTACTTTAAATGTGGCTAGTGCAATTGTAATGGAATCTACTTTAAGTTTTTTAGGTTTAGGGTTGCCGGTGGAAATACCTTCTTGGGGAAGTATGCTTATAGATGCTCAGAAGGATATTTTATCTAATAAATGGTGGACAAGTTTATTTCCAGGAATTATGATAATAGCTACAGTTCTTTCTGTAAATAGTATTGGAGAGTATGTGAGAAAATTGAATCATAAGAATTTCGTAAGCTTATAAATAACTTAACTTTGTTATATAAAGTTTGAATCCTACATTAGATGAATAAATGAAATACAAATATAGTTTTTAATTTAAAATTTAGAATGTAAAATCTAAAATAAAAGTTGGAATTTTGTAGGAATTTTTTCATTAAGTTTTAATTTTAAATTGTGATTTATAACTGTGAAGGCTTAATAAATAACTTATATTTTAGTAGGGAAAATAATAAAAAAAGTATTGCAATATTAGTTTTTTTTGATATAATAATAAATGTAATAAATGTTCCGCAGTAGCTCAACGGTGGAGCACTCGGCTGTTAACCGATAGGTTGGAGGTTCGAGTCCTCTCTGCGGAGCCATTTTTATTTTTTGAATATCTATTGACATGTATTTTATATTTGGTAAAATAATATATAAATTCATATAGTTATGTACTATGAAAAAGAGGAGTAGCTGTGATTATTTTTTTAGAGAGGTCATGGTAGGTGAAAATGGCTAAAATTTATGGTGAAGGGCGCTTTGGAGTACATGATAAAGCAAGATGGGCTGATGCCAAAGAGGGTGGAACCGCGGAATAGAATTTCGTCCCTTGTGGTATTGGGCTTTTTTTTTATATAAAAAACTATGTTATAATAATTTATTTTTAAATGATAAAAATAGTATTTTAAGAAATTTTTTCAAATCATAATAAAGAAAGGTAGGTGAAGAACTGCTTTGTAGTTTCAATAATGAGGTTATACTACCACCTTATATAGTTTATAGGGTGCAAAAATTCAATTTATAGAATTTTTGATAGCAGGATAAATTATGACATGTAAAAAAACCATGGAAAAAATAGTTGCTTTATGCAAGGGAAGAGGATTTATATTCCAAGGATCTGAAATATATGGTGGATTGGCTAATGCATGGGATTACGGTCCTTTAGGCGTGGAGTTTAAAAATAACGTAAAAAAAGCTTGGTGGAAAAAATTCGTTCAAGAAAGTCCATATAACGTAGGAATTGATTCAGCTATATTGATGAATAGTGAAGTTTGGGTAGCTTCAGGACACGTAGGAGGATTTTCAGATCCATTAATGGATTGTAAAGCTTGTAAGGCAAGGTATAGAGCTGATAAATTAGTTGAAGATCATTTAAGTGCCAATGGAAAAGATGATGTAAGTGCAGATGGATGGACAAGTGAAGAACTAAAGAAATATATAGAAAAGAACGAAATAGTTTGCCCTAAATGTGGTAAAAAAGAATTTACTGATATAAGAAAATTCAATTTAATGTTTAAGACTTTCCAAGGAGTAACAGAGGATTCAAAATCAGAGTTATACTTAAGACCAGAAACAGCACAGGGAATATTTGTGAATTTCAAAAATGTACAGAGATCATCAAGAAAGAAGGTGCCTTTTGGTATAGCTCAAATAGGAAAGTCCTTTAGAAATGAGATAACTCCAGGAAACTTCACATTTAGAACAAGAGAATTTGAGCAGATGGAGCTAGAGTTTTTCTGTAAACCAGGAACTGATTTGGAGTGGTTTAAATACTGGAAGGATTACTGCTGGAATTTCCTATTAGCACTAGGAATGCAAAAAGAAAATTTAAGATTTAGAGATCATGCTAAGGAAGAATTATCATTTTATAGTAATGCTACTTCAGATGTAGAATATTTATTCCCATTTGGATGGGGAGAGTTATGGGGTATTGCTGATAGAACAGATTATGATTTAAATAAACATATGGAGCATTCAAGTCAAGATTTGAATTATCTAGATCCAACAACCAACGAGAAATATGTTCCATATTGTATAGAGCCATCTCTAGGAGCAGACAGAGTTGCACTAGCATTTTTAGTAGAGGCTTATGACGAAGAAGAACTTGAAAATGGAGATGTAAGAACGGTATTACATTTACATCCAGCTCTTGCGCCATTTAAGGCAGCAATATTACCACTAACTAAGAAGTTATCAGATAAAGCATTAGAGGTTTATGGAAGCTTAAGCAAAAAATTCAATGTAGATTATGATGATGCAGGAAGTATAGGAAAGAGGTATAGAAGAGAAGATGAAATAGGAACTCCATATTGTATAACTATAGATTATGATACATTGGAAAATAATACTGTTACTATAAGAAATAGAGATACTATGGAACAGATAAGATTAAGTATAGAAGAACTAGAAAAGTTTGTAGAAGAAAAACTTCAATTTTAATACAAATAAATAATAACTAAAAAATAGTTTATTAGTATAAAATTAAAAGCCTGTGTTTGTAAATTTTTAGACACAGGCTTTTAATTTAATTATTTAAAGTAAAAAAATAACCGGATAATAATTATCCGGTAAATAGGGTTTAATCATGGGGATATGTCATATGTTTACTAAAACTTGGGGAATTATTAATACTTTCTTACGGCACAAGAGAAGTATAACATAGGTTTATTATAATATTCAATAGGTAAAAATAAAGTTTTTAAATTAAATAAATTCGCGCAATTTATACAATAGATACAATGTCCTTCTTTGTAGTTTTATGTCGTTGATATATTTTAAAAAGTTCCTTTATCTTAAGGAGAATAAATTTTAAGTTTATTTCACAATATATATAATTTTTATTTTATTATTAGAGTGATATAATGATGATGAATGATTTGCGATAACACTTATTTTGGAGGTATATATATTATGAGACGTGAATTTGGAGAATTTAAAGAATTTATAAAAGAGAAAAAGGTGGCAGTTGTAGGTATAGGAGTTAGTAATAAGCCGTTAATTCACTTTTTAGTAAAATTAGGTGCAAATGTAACTGCGTTTGATAAAAAAAGTAAGGAAGAATTAGGAGAAACATATGATGAATTATTCAGTATTGGAGTTAATACAGTTTTAGGAGAAGGATATTTAGAAAAATTAACAGGTTTTGAAGTTGTATTTAAGACACCTTCTATGAGATTTGATAATCCTGTTTTAGTAAGGGCAAAGGAAGAAGGAGCATATATAACTTCTGAAATGGAAGAGTTTATAAAATATTGTCCAGCAAAAATATTTGGAGTAACAGGAAGCGATGGAAAAACTACTACAACTACATTGATATATAATATTTTAAAGGCAGAAGGACATAAGGCCTGGGTAGGTGGAAATATAGGAACACCGCTATTTTCGCAAATAGAAAATATAGGCAAACAAGACAGAGTAGTATTAGAATTATCAAGTTTTCAACTTATGAAAATGAAATACTCTGTGGATGTAGCATTAGTGACAAATTTAAGTCCAAATCATTTAGATATGCATAGGGGGATGGAAGAGTACGTAGAAGCTAAGAAGAATATATTTAAATATCAAAGTGAAAGAGATTTACTTATACTAAATAGAGATAATTACATTACCAATGGGATGGTTAGTGAGGCTAAAGGCAATGTAATGCAATTTAGTGTAAAAGAGATAGTTGAAGATGGTGGATATTTTAAAGACGGAACCCTTTATATAAAAGGCAATGCAGTTTGTAAAAGAGAAGAAATTAAAATATTAGGAATGCATAATGTGGAAAATCTATTGGCGGCATTTTGTGCAACCTATGAGGATGTTAGTATAGAAAGTATGAGAAAGGTTGCGATTACCTTTACTGGAGTTCAGCACAGGACAGAATTTATAAGAAGTATAAATGGGGTTAAATATTATAATGATTCTATTGCCTCAAGTCCTACAAGAACATTGGCTGGATTAAAAGCTTTTGACAAACCTGTAGTCTTAATTGCAGGAGGTTACGATAAAAATATACCCTTTGAACCTTTAGCAGAAGGTGGTTATTCTAAAATAAAAGCTCTTATACTTTTAGGCGTAACAAAAGATAAAATAAAAGACGCCTTTCACAAGGTAATGAAAGAAAAGGGAGTAAGTATTCCTATATATGTAGTAAATAGTTTAGAAGAAGCTGCAAAAAAATCAAGGGAAATTGCTGAAAAGGAAGATGTAGTAACTTTATCACCTGCTTGTGCTAGTTTCGATATGTTCCCTAACTTTGAAGTTAGAGGAGATAAATTTAAAGAAATAATTAATAATATGATGTAAACTATATACTCATCTAGCCTTTATGGATGAAGGTTAGATGGGTTCTATTATTATGTATTTACATTGTTAAGTATAAAGAAACGTTATCAGGTGTATCAATAGCAGAAAAAACTAAATATATGAAGAAATAAAGAGAAAAATTAATATAATTTTATTACATGGCATTAAGTGGTCAAAACTAGAAAGCATTAAGGCGATATAATAACACTTGTCGCTGTTACCGCGATGTGTAACGACGAAATAAAATTAATTAAGCTATTGACA comes from the Haloimpatiens massiliensis genome and includes:
- a CDS encoding ABC transporter substrate-binding protein, translated to MVKKRVLGILSAVLIGAMAVGCGGKTSTTAKKDSKIATSSSKEKTLIYGSAADYARINPALDEHAEIHKIIFSGLTKHDENSKVIPDLAEKWTYDEKNMVYTFNLKKDAKWHDGKDFTADDVKFTIETIKDPKSNSEISANYEEIKKVEVVDPHTVKIYMSKPCVAVLDYLSVGMIPKHLLQGKDINKDAFNQNPVGTGPYKFDKWETGQYISLKANENYYNGQPKIKSVIFKIVEDEKARALQLKSGEINLAQLEPQDVNAFKEQKNIKLYREKTADYRGVMFNFRNPMFKDVKVRQALSYAIDKQKIVDEVLKGMAQVAYSPLQMGNYKNEDVEKYQYDKEKAKQLLDEAGWKVGKDGVREKDGKKLSFKITGFEGDPVRTNIANAACQYYKEVNVEAKVDVQPSGSIQWDKLEGSLIGWGSPFDPDDHTYKVFHSSQAENGVNLNAYSNNKVDELLLNARTTLDDNKRKEYYKEFQKEFANDPPYAMIAYIDAVYGADNKIKGIKDTVLGHHGVGFLWNIEEWDIE
- the murD gene encoding UDP-N-acetylmuramoyl-L-alanine--D-glutamate ligase, which produces MRREFGEFKEFIKEKKVAVVGIGVSNKPLIHFLVKLGANVTAFDKKSKEELGETYDELFSIGVNTVLGEGYLEKLTGFEVVFKTPSMRFDNPVLVRAKEEGAYITSEMEEFIKYCPAKIFGVTGSDGKTTTTTLIYNILKAEGHKAWVGGNIGTPLFSQIENIGKQDRVVLELSSFQLMKMKYSVDVALVTNLSPNHLDMHRGMEEYVEAKKNIFKYQSERDLLILNRDNYITNGMVSEAKGNVMQFSVKEIVEDGGYFKDGTLYIKGNAVCKREEIKILGMHNVENLLAAFCATYEDVSIESMRKVAITFTGVQHRTEFIRSINGVKYYNDSIASSPTRTLAGLKAFDKPVVLIAGGYDKNIPFEPLAEGGYSKIKALILLGVTKDKIKDAFHKVMKEKGVSIPIYVVNSLEEAAKKSREIAEKEDVVTLSPACASFDMFPNFEVRGDKFKEIINNMM
- a CDS encoding glycine--tRNA ligase gives rise to the protein MTCKKTMEKIVALCKGRGFIFQGSEIYGGLANAWDYGPLGVEFKNNVKKAWWKKFVQESPYNVGIDSAILMNSEVWVASGHVGGFSDPLMDCKACKARYRADKLVEDHLSANGKDDVSADGWTSEELKKYIEKNEIVCPKCGKKEFTDIRKFNLMFKTFQGVTEDSKSELYLRPETAQGIFVNFKNVQRSSRKKVPFGIAQIGKSFRNEITPGNFTFRTREFEQMELEFFCKPGTDLEWFKYWKDYCWNFLLALGMQKENLRFRDHAKEELSFYSNATSDVEYLFPFGWGELWGIADRTDYDLNKHMEHSSQDLNYLDPTTNEKYVPYCIEPSLGADRVALAFLVEAYDEEELENGDVRTVLHLHPALAPFKAAILPLTKKLSDKALEVYGSLSKKFNVDYDDAGSIGKRYRREDEIGTPYCITIDYDTLENNTVTIRNRDTMEQIRLSIEELEKFVEEKLQF
- a CDS encoding ABC transporter permease — encoded protein: MRNINSFGFKCPNNKHISKNKFPYVSVGFLIFLTLVAFIAPLFINEPQNYMNLSRTYIPPNSKYIFGTDGMGRNILIRCIYGGRVSILVGLVCMIVSSAIGIIYGCVSGYYGKVLDKIMMRILDFFLILPAIVIVAFIQAFFEEKGLMEIILVISLTGWMRVARIVRGEVIKLKSSEFVVASKGLGGGFFHILRKHLLPNFMPTIIFICTLNVASAIVMESTLSFLGLGLPVEIPSWGSMLIDAQKDILSNKWWTSLFPGIMIIATVLSVNSIGEYVRKLNHKNFVSL
- a CDS encoding ABC transporter permease; protein product: MEYRRVGYRMITCKPKSVAKILINIVVSFFSLSFLTFMMAHIMPGDPLYAMFGESAAKISSIQRTRIIENMGLNKPLLYQYKEWLTNFFHGNLGISFKYNLPVKDILLEALGNTLFLGIITIVTIMIFSLLLGFLCAVNEGSFIDKALVKLGTFFYCVPGFWLALILVLIFSVKAGLLPSSGVYRMGNEGDLVDRIIHTILPWLVVFIGHLGYYSNFVRDKIIEELKEDYLVTAKAKGVPKHRILFSHLLRNVMASYITLIAISVNHLLSGSLVIESIFSYPGIGKYIFEAAKYHDYTLLMGGIIIIGIIIILCNVVSDMFCKFIDPRIREVEV